A genomic region of Scomber japonicus isolate fScoJap1 chromosome 5, fScoJap1.pri, whole genome shotgun sequence contains the following coding sequences:
- the il17c gene encoding interleukin-17C — translation MRSSKEAKKPRVFTILYIWLFFVPVWTCKVCYDEDELNAVAEKKLSHHYLQYPTMKTAPRASPVTCPLQQFKEDPLEPHKDRSLSPWRYVLKTNVDYYPSTYAEAECLCQGCIVFKNLDPVETHDFNSVPVIQSKLFLKKEPCGEKKYHLKPVSIPVAVGCTCVRAVASYS, via the exons ATGAGGTCCAGCAAAGAAGCCAAGAAGCCCCGAGTGTTCACa ATTCTCTACATCTGGTTATTTTTCGTGCCCGTGTGGACTTGTAAGGTGTGCTATGATGAGGACGAGTTGAACGCTGTGGCAGAGAAGAAGCTGAGCCACCACTACCTGCAGTACCCCACTATGAAGACAGCCCCACGTGCCTCACCTGTGACCTGCCCGTTACAGCAGTTCAAGGAGGATCCGCTGGAGCCCCACAAGGACAGGTCCCTGTCCCCGTGGAGATACGT ACTCAAAACCAATGTGGATTACTACCCTTCCACCTATGCTGAGGCTGAGTGCCTATGCCAAGGATGCATCGTGTTCAAGAACCTAGACCCAGTTGAGACTCACGACTTCAACTCAGTCCCCGTCATTCAGAGCAAGCTATTTCTCAAGAAGGAGCCCTGCGGAGAGAAAAAATACCACTTAAAGCCTGTCAGCATACCTGTAGCGGTGGGCTGCACCTGTGTCAGAGCTGTAGCCTCCTACTCCTAG